One Salvelinus fontinalis isolate EN_2023a chromosome 11, ASM2944872v1, whole genome shotgun sequence DNA window includes the following coding sequences:
- the LOC129865164 gene encoding rab GDP dissociation inhibitor beta-like translates to MNEEYDVIVLGTGLTECILSGIMSVKGKKVLHMDRNSYYGAESASITPLEDLYKRFSLPGAPPESMGKGRDWNVDLIPKFLMANGQLVRMLLITQVTRYLDFKVIEGSFVYKKGSIYKVPSTETEALASSLMGLFEKRRFRKFLVFVANFDENDPKTMEGVDPKKTTMRDVFKKFDLGQDVIDFTGHSLALYRTDEYLDLPCMDSLNRIKLYSESLARYGKSPYLYPLYGLGELPQGFARLSAIYGGTYMLNKPIEEIVMEDGKVVGVKSEGEIARCKQLICDPSYLMDRSTKVGQVIRVICIMNHPIKNTSDANSCQIIIPQNQVNRKHDIYVCMISYTHNVAAQGKYVAIVSTTVETDNPEMEVKPAMDLLEPVEQKFVSISDQYAPSDMGAESQIFMSRTYDATTHFETTCDDIKDIYKRMTGTEFDFAEMERKKNDIFGDAADQ, encoded by the exons GAATGCATACTGTCAGGGATCATGTCGGTGAAGGGGAAGAAGGTTCTGCACATGGACCGGAACTCCTACTACGGGGCAGAGAGTGCCTCCATCACTCCCCTGGAGGAT CTGTATAAACGCTTCAGTCTCCCAGGCGCCCCACCGGAGTCCATGGGAAAAGGCCGGGACTGGAATGTGGACCTCATCCCGAAGTTCCTCATGGCCAACG GTCAGTTGGTCCGCATGCTGCTGATCACACAGGTGACGCGCTACCTGGACTTCAAGGTGATCGAAGGCAGCTTCGTCTACAAGAAGGGCAGCATCTACAAAGTGCCCTCCACCGAGACCGAGGCCCTGGCATCCA GTCTGATGGGGCTGTTTGAGAAACGGCGCTTCAGGAAGTTCCTGGTTTTCGTGGCTAACTTTGACGAAAACGACCCCAAGACCATGGAGGGCGTGGACCCCAAAAAGACAACGATGAGGGACGTGTTCAAGAAGTTTGACCTGGGCCAGGACGTCATCGACTTCACAGGACACTCCCTCGCCCTCTACCGGACAGACGA GTACCTCGACCTGCCTTGCATGGACTCGCTAAACAGGATCAAGCTGTACAGCGAGTCTCTGGCCAGATATGGCAAGAGTCCgtacctctaccccctctacggCCTGGGGGAGCTGCCCCAAGGGTTCGCCAG aCTAAGTGCTATCTACGGAGGAACCTACATGCTGAACAAGCCCATTGAGGAGATCGTCATGGAGGATGGAAAAGTAGTGGGAGTCAAGTCTGAGGGAGAG ATCGCCCGCTGTAAGCAGCTGATCTGCGATCCCAGCTATCTAATGGACCGCAGCACCAAGGTCGGTCAGGTGATCCGGGTCATCTGCATCATGAACCACCCCATCAAGAACACCAGCGACGCCAACTCCTGCCAGATCATCATCCCCCAGAACCAGGTCAACAGGAAGCACG ATATCTACGTGTGCATGATCTCCTATACTCATAATGTGGCAGCACAGGGGAAGTATGTGGCCATCGTCAGCACCACGGTGGAGACGGACAACCCTGAGATGGAGGTCAAACCAGCCATGGACCTGCTGGAGCCTGTCGAGCAGAA GTTTGTGAGCATCAGTGACCAGTACGCACCATCTGACATGGGTGCTGAAAGCCAG ATCTTCATGTCCCGTACCTACGATGCTACCACCCACTTCGAGACCACCTGCGACGACATCAAGGACATCTACAAGCGGATGACGGGTACAGAATTTGACTTTGCAGAGATGGAGCGCAAGAAGAACGACATCTTCGGCGACGCAGCTGACCAGTAG
- the LOC129865167 gene encoding ankyrin repeat and SOCS box protein 13-like → MENPAIMEMIAARRSNFGDIGFWADRTALHEAASLGRALQVKQLIEGGASVNMVTVDNITPLHDACIQGHPNCVRLLLDAGAQVDVRTIHGSTPLCNACAAGSLDCAKMLLEHGAKVNPSLTALTASPLHEACIKGNADIARLMIVHGALLEAFDLQFGTPLHAACAKEHVDCARVLLKAGAKVNAAKFHETALHHAARVEMVDMIELLVDFGGNVYVTDNDNKKPIDYTKPGSPTEQCLQYYESTPLSLQQLSRVTLRTLLGTRALEVVGQLDISQRTISYILCEGC, encoded by the exons ATGGAAAATCCTGCAATAATGGAAATGATAGCGGCACGGCGTTCGAACTTTGGAGATATTG GGTTTTGGGCAGACCGAACCGCGTTGCATGAGGCTGCGTCCTTAGGCAGGGCTCTTCAAGTGAAACAGCTGATTGAGGGTGGAGCATCTGTAAACATGGTGACAGTAGACAACATCACCCCGCTCCATGATGCCTGCATCCAGGGACATCCAAACTGTGTCCGACTGCTACTAGATGCAGGGGCTCAG GTGGACGTGAGGACCATCCATGGCAGCACTCCTCTCTGTAACGCCTGTGCTGCGGGGAGCCTGGACTGTGCAAAGATGCTGCTGGAACATGGAGCCAAAGTCAACCCCTCCCTCACAGCACTCACTGCCTCTCCCCTGCATGAGGCCTGCATAAAGG GTAATGCAGATATAGCGAGGCTAATGATAGTGCATGGAGCCTTGCTAGAGGCCTTTGACCTCCAGTTCGGTACCCCGCTACATGCTGCCTGTGCCAAGGAACATGTGGACTGTGCCAGGGTGCTGCTCAAAGCAG GTGCCAAGGTGAATGCAGCTAAGTTCCATGAGACGGCTCTCCACCATGCTGCCAGAGTAGAGATGGTGGACATGATTGAGTTACTGGTGGACTTTGGAGGCAACGTGTATGTCACAGACAACGACAACAAAAAGCCCATAGACTACACCAAGCCTGGCTCTCCCACTGAACAATGCTTACAGTATTATGAAA GTACTCCTCTGAGTCTGCAGCAACTTAGCAGAGTGACTCTGAGGACGTTGCTGGGTACCAGAGCTCTGGAGGTCGTAGGTCAACTGGACATATCTCAACGTACCATCAGCTACATTCTCTGTGAGGGGTGCTGA